A single Bacillus sp. HMF5848 DNA region contains:
- the dxs gene encoding 1-deoxy-D-xylulose-5-phosphate synthase, translating to MDVTTISDPSFLKNLSNAELEELSADIRHFLIEKLSVTGGHIGPNLGVTELTIALHKVFDSPKDKFLWDVGHQSYVHKILTGRADKFDTIRQYKGLCGFPKMVESEHDVWETGHSSTSLSAAMGMVVARDLKKTGEYIIPIIGDGALTGGMALEALNHIGHEQKDMIIILNDNEMSIAPNVGALHNVLGRLRSAGKYNRAKDELEMLLKKIPAVGGRLASTAERVKDSLKYLLVSGIFFEELGFTYFGPVDGHSYDSLFENLQYAKKTKGPVLVHVITKKGKGYHPAENDKIGTWHGTGPYKIDTGDFVKSKSAAPSWSGLVSNTVRRMAKDDERIVAITPAMPVGSKLEQFAKEFPERMYDVGIAEQHAVTMAAGLATQGMKPFLAIYSTFLQRAYDQVVHDVCRQNLNVFFGIDRAGLVGADGETHQGVFDIAFLRHLPNLVLMMPKDENEGQHMVYTALNYNDGPIAVRYPRGNGLGVPMDEQLKEIPIGTWEVLRDGTDVCVLTFGTTIKMAMQAAEKLAREDISCKVVNARFIKPLDTAMLHEILSNNMPIITIEEAVLQGGFGSAVLEYAHGEGFHNSTIERMGIPDVFIEHGSVNELLEEIGLTTENVVLNAIKLTPRKQKRA from the coding sequence ATGGACGTTACAACAATATCAGACCCTTCGTTTTTGAAGAATTTATCAAATGCTGAATTAGAAGAATTAAGTGCAGATATTCGTCATTTTCTAATTGAAAAATTATCAGTAACTGGTGGTCATATTGGACCGAACTTAGGGGTAACAGAGCTGACCATTGCTCTTCATAAGGTATTTGATAGTCCTAAGGACAAATTTCTTTGGGATGTTGGTCATCAATCGTATGTTCATAAAATCTTAACAGGCCGTGCAGATAAGTTTGATACTATACGTCAATATAAAGGTCTTTGTGGGTTTCCGAAGATGGTTGAAAGTGAGCATGATGTGTGGGAAACAGGTCATAGTTCAACGTCGCTATCTGCTGCAATGGGCATGGTCGTTGCAAGAGACTTGAAGAAAACGGGTGAATATATCATTCCAATAATTGGCGATGGAGCTCTAACAGGTGGCATGGCGTTAGAAGCTTTAAACCATATCGGACACGAACAAAAAGATATGATTATCATTTTAAATGACAATGAAATGTCGATAGCACCGAATGTTGGTGCGCTTCATAACGTATTAGGTCGCCTACGTTCAGCGGGAAAATATAACAGAGCGAAAGATGAGCTAGAAATGCTGCTGAAGAAAATTCCTGCAGTTGGTGGGAGATTAGCATCAACGGCGGAGAGAGTAAAGGATAGTCTTAAATACTTACTGGTTTCTGGTATTTTTTTCGAAGAGCTTGGTTTTACGTATTTTGGTCCTGTAGACGGTCATTCATATGATTCTCTATTTGAGAACTTACAATATGCTAAAAAGACAAAAGGACCTGTTTTAGTTCATGTGATTACTAAAAAAGGAAAAGGGTATCATCCGGCTGAAAATGACAAGATTGGTACATGGCATGGCACCGGACCTTATAAAATTGATACAGGGGATTTTGTGAAATCCAAAAGTGCAGCACCTTCTTGGAGTGGCTTAGTTAGTAACACTGTACGCAGAATGGCGAAAGATGATGAGAGAATTGTTGCAATAACGCCAGCAATGCCAGTTGGGTCTAAGCTTGAGCAGTTTGCAAAAGAATTTCCAGAGAGAATGTATGATGTAGGTATTGCGGAACAACATGCTGTTACAATGGCAGCAGGCCTTGCAACACAGGGGATGAAACCATTTTTAGCAATCTACTCAACCTTTTTGCAACGTGCATACGACCAAGTCGTACATGATGTTTGTCGACAAAATTTAAATGTATTTTTCGGCATTGACCGAGCAGGTCTTGTCGGCGCAGATGGCGAAACACATCAAGGTGTGTTTGACATAGCTTTTTTACGTCATCTTCCTAACTTAGTGTTAATGATGCCTAAGGATGAAAACGAAGGGCAACATATGGTGTATACAGCTCTGAATTATAATGATGGGCCAATTGCTGTTCGATATCCGCGTGGCAATGGACTTGGTGTTCCTATGGATGAACAGTTAAAGGAAATTCCTATTGGGACCTGGGAAGTACTTCGTGATGGTACAGACGTATGTGTTTTGACTTTTGGGACAACTATAAAAATGGCTATGCAAGCAGCTGAAAAGCTTGCTCGTGAAGATATTTCTTGTAAAGTAGTGAATGCTAGGTTCATTAAACCTTTAGATACAGCTATGCTGCACGAGATATTAAGTAATAATATGCCAATTATCACAATTGAAGAAGCTGTTCTTCAAGGTGGTTTTGGCAGTGCTGTTTTAGAATATGCACACGGAGAGGGCTTCCATAACAGTACAATTGAACGTATGGGTATTCCAGATGTTTTCATTGAACATGGCTCTGTTAATGAATTGTTAGAGGAAATAGGTTTAACGACTGAGAATGTAGTGTTAAATGCAATCAAGCTGACACCAAGAAAACAAAAGAGGGCATAA
- a CDS encoding polyprenyl synthetase family protein — MPEPSMLMQEWKQQFELQLLQHIQTLQVPATLSEAMSYSLEAGGKRIRPLLTFATLHAFQKPIEWGMEVASAIEIIHTYSLIHDDLPCMDDDDLRRGKPTNHKVFGEAMAVLAGDGLLTYSFQLIAQATHLSAEKRVALIARLAQAAGPEGMVGGQAADMQGEGKSLPLEQLEYIHTHKTGSLLAYSVYAGAVIANATEEQIAWLDKYSYHVGLAFQIRDDILDIEGNEVQLGKRVGSDVANEKSTYPALLTLKGAYDKLHSHINEAKHCLTKAKINSVVLQHLCDMIASRKQ; from the coding sequence ATGCCTGAGCCTTCAATGCTTATGCAAGAATGGAAACAGCAATTTGAACTCCAATTATTGCAGCATATTCAAACGTTGCAGGTACCTGCGACACTTTCAGAAGCCATGTCGTATTCTTTAGAAGCAGGTGGCAAACGAATAAGGCCATTACTTACATTCGCAACATTACATGCTTTCCAAAAGCCAATTGAATGGGGGATGGAGGTAGCAAGTGCGATAGAAATTATTCATACTTATTCGCTTATTCATGATGATTTACCGTGTATGGATGACGATGATTTAAGGCGAGGGAAGCCTACAAATCACAAAGTATTTGGAGAAGCAATGGCGGTTTTAGCTGGGGATGGTTTGCTAACATATAGCTTTCAATTAATAGCACAAGCAACTCATCTTTCAGCTGAAAAACGTGTTGCTCTTATTGCAAGACTTGCACAAGCTGCAGGCCCAGAGGGAATGGTAGGAGGTCAGGCAGCTGACATGCAAGGAGAAGGAAAATCTTTACCGCTTGAGCAGCTTGAATATATTCATACCCACAAAACTGGTTCGTTACTAGCATACAGCGTGTATGCTGGAGCGGTGATAGCGAATGCGACTGAAGAGCAGATTGCATGGTTAGATAAATATAGTTATCATGTAGGCTTAGCTTTTCAAATTCGTGATGACATTCTTGACATCGAAGGAAACGAAGTACAGTTAGGAAAACGAGTCGGTAGCGATGTTGCGAACGAAAAAAGCACATATCCTGCGTTGTTAACGCTTAAAGGGGCGTATGATAAGCTTCATTCACATATCAATGAAGCTAAGCATTGTCTTACAAAAGCAAAAATTAACAGCGTTGTTTTGCAGCACTTATGTGATATGATTGCAAGTCGAAAGCAATAA
- a CDS encoding exodeoxyribonuclease VII small subunit: MSVSEEKQVTFEEAMVNLEQIVDRLEQGDVPLEEAIIFFKEGMKLSKICHEKLQAVEKEMDEILREDGSVDPLQVQEDQ, translated from the coding sequence ATGTCAGTAAGTGAGGAGAAACAGGTTACCTTTGAAGAAGCGATGGTGAACCTTGAACAAATTGTCGATCGATTAGAACAGGGCGATGTACCTTTGGAAGAAGCAATCATATTTTTTAAAGAGGGCATGAAGCTTTCAAAAATATGTCATGAAAAACTTCAAGCTGTTGAAAAAGAAATGGATGAAATTCTTCGTGAGGATGGAAGTGTTGATCCATTACAAGTGCAGGAGGATCAATAA
- the xseA gene encoding exodeoxyribonuclease VII large subunit encodes MTERRYVTVTALTKYIKRKFDVDKHLRDIWLKGELSNVKLHSRGHLYFTLKDEQARIQAVMFSTHNKGLAFKPEEGMKVLVRGEISLYEPSGTYQVYAKEMQADGIGNLYLAYEELKKRLELEGLFSQAHKQPIPKFPRTIGVITSQTGAAIRDIVTTIKRRYPIAKIILIPAIVQGEYAPSSIVNAISQGNKLGTLDVMIVGRGGGSIEELWAFNEEVVAREIYKSKVPIISAVGHETDYTIADFVADLRAPTPTGAAELAVPHIADLQERLLQRKTRLLRSMREQMHTYEHQLAKLQRSYAFRYPEQLLRQKEEQLDRMMEQFDKSQTRLLQQKQEKLQQIFKTLNRYHPHAQYENATQAHQSLEKTLIKEMTTILKGANTAFANQLGKLNAVSPLAVMERGYSVVYNEKEQLIKSVNQVKEHDMISVQVADGSIACQVKGVDRKNVSK; translated from the coding sequence ATGACTGAAAGAAGATATGTAACAGTTACGGCCCTCACAAAATATATTAAGCGAAAATTTGATGTGGACAAGCATCTTCGTGATATATGGCTTAAGGGCGAACTGTCTAATGTGAAGCTTCACAGTCGCGGTCATTTATATTTCACTCTTAAAGATGAGCAAGCACGTATTCAAGCTGTCATGTTTTCCACACATAATAAGGGTTTAGCGTTTAAGCCAGAAGAAGGTATGAAAGTTCTTGTGCGTGGGGAAATATCTTTATATGAACCAAGCGGAACGTATCAAGTGTATGCTAAAGAAATGCAGGCGGATGGGATCGGAAATTTATATTTAGCTTATGAGGAACTCAAGAAGCGATTAGAACTAGAAGGACTATTTTCACAAGCACATAAACAGCCCATCCCTAAGTTCCCACGAACAATTGGAGTTATTACGTCACAAACCGGGGCGGCTATCCGTGATATAGTGACGACAATTAAAAGACGTTATCCCATTGCTAAAATTATTTTGATTCCAGCGATTGTACAAGGTGAATATGCGCCTTCATCTATTGTGAATGCCATATCACAAGGAAATAAGCTTGGTACACTTGATGTTATGATTGTTGGACGAGGTGGCGGTTCTATAGAGGAGCTATGGGCGTTTAATGAAGAAGTGGTTGCAAGAGAGATATACAAATCGAAAGTTCCTATTATATCAGCAGTAGGTCACGAAACAGATTACACTATTGCCGATTTTGTAGCAGATCTTCGTGCACCAACGCCGACTGGTGCAGCGGAACTCGCTGTGCCTCATATTGCGGATCTCCAGGAACGTCTTCTTCAGAGAAAAACAAGGTTACTTCGTTCTATGCGAGAGCAGATGCATACGTATGAACATCAATTAGCAAAGCTACAACGATCATATGCGTTTCGTTATCCAGAGCAGCTGTTAAGACAGAAAGAAGAACAACTGGATAGAATGATGGAGCAATTTGATAAAAGTCAGACGAGATTACTACAACAAAAACAAGAAAAACTGCAACAAATATTCAAGACTCTTAACAGATACCATCCACATGCTCAATATGAAAATGCAACACAAGCTCATCAATCATTGGAAAAAACACTAATTAAAGAAATGACCACGATTTTGAAAGGTGCAAATACAGCTTTCGCCAATCAGTTAGGCAAATTAAATGCTGTTAGCCCGCTCGCTGTTATGGAGCGGGGATATAGTGTTGTTTATAACGAGAAGGAACAGCTTATTAAAAGTGTAAACCAAGTAAAAGAACATGATATGATATCTGTACAAGTAGCTGATGGTTCTATAGCTTGTCAAGTTAAAGGAGTGGACAGAAAAAATGTCAGTAAGTGA
- the folD gene encoding bifunctional methylenetetrahydrofolate dehydrogenase/methenyltetrahydrofolate cyclohydrolase FolD, with protein MAEIVSGKQVAAAYREELKAKVLTLKDEGIKPALTVILIGDNPASHSYVKGKQKACQEVGIVSNLIVKSDSITEEELLQLIDEQNNDESVHGILVQLPLPKHINELKVIERISPYKDVDGFHPISVGRLLTGQDTFVPCTPQGILELVKRQSFEISGKHVVVIGRSNIVGKPVSQLFLQQHATVTICHSRTKNLKEITLQADILIAAVGKAHMIDGSYIKQGAFVIDVGVNRLNNGSLTGDIDFDSAVEKASYITPVPGGVGPMTITMLLANTVKAAETLHTEKIS; from the coding sequence ATGGCAGAGATAGTAAGTGGAAAACAAGTGGCAGCAGCTTACCGAGAAGAGTTGAAGGCTAAAGTTTTGACCTTGAAAGATGAAGGAATTAAGCCAGCACTTACTGTGATTTTAATTGGAGATAATCCTGCATCGCATTCTTATGTAAAAGGTAAACAAAAAGCTTGTCAAGAAGTAGGTATTGTGTCTAACCTGATAGTTAAGTCTGATTCAATTACAGAAGAAGAGTTATTACAATTAATTGATGAACAAAATAACGATGAGTCTGTTCACGGGATTTTAGTACAACTACCTTTGCCAAAGCACATAAATGAATTAAAAGTTATCGAGAGGATTTCGCCATATAAAGATGTGGATGGATTTCATCCTATTTCTGTGGGAAGACTTCTAACAGGACAAGATACGTTTGTTCCTTGTACACCTCAAGGTATTTTAGAGCTAGTCAAAAGACAAAGCTTTGAAATATCAGGAAAACATGTCGTTGTAATCGGAAGAAGTAATATTGTTGGGAAGCCAGTAAGTCAATTATTCTTACAACAACATGCTACTGTCACTATATGTCACTCACGAACAAAAAATTTAAAAGAGATAACATTACAAGCAGATATTTTAATAGCAGCTGTAGGAAAAGCTCATATGATTGATGGTAGCTACATTAAGCAAGGAGCTTTCGTTATTGATGTAGGAGTAAATCGTTTAAATAATGGTTCTTTAACGGGTGATATCGATTTTGATAGTGCGGTAGAAAAAGCCTCTTATATTACTCCGGTACCTGGTGGAGTTGGGCCTATGACAATTACGATGCTCCTAGCTAATACGGTAAAAGCCGCAGAGACATTACATACAGAAAAAATATCATAA
- the nusB gene encoding transcription antitermination factor NusB: MNRHQAREKALQALFQIDMTKTSAEEAIEAVLEDKSPHSLLVELVNGVVQQQEAIDEFITKHLENWSLSRLARIDRNILRIAAYEMRFLDDIPVNVSIDEAIELAKTFGDDQSSRFVNGVLSKLKSGLEK; the protein is encoded by the coding sequence ATGAATCGCCATCAGGCAAGGGAAAAAGCATTACAAGCATTGTTCCAAATAGATATGACAAAAACTTCAGCTGAAGAGGCTATTGAAGCAGTGTTAGAGGACAAGTCCCCACACTCGTTGTTAGTGGAGTTAGTAAATGGGGTTGTTCAGCAACAAGAAGCCATTGATGAATTCATTACGAAGCATCTTGAAAATTGGTCTTTATCTAGATTAGCAAGAATTGACCGCAACATACTTAGAATTGCTGCTTATGAAATGAGGTTTCTAGATGACATACCCGTCAATGTTAGTATTGATGAAGCAATCGAATTGGCAAAAACCTTCGGAGATGACCAGTCAAGTAGATTTGTTAATGGTGTTTTATCAAAGCTAAAGTCCGGACTAGAGAAATAA